Genomic segment of Acidobacteriota bacterium:
CGGCCATCTACCTGCTGAACGGCCTGGCGCTCGCCGCCTTGCCCCTGCTGCTGCTGCACCTCGGGTGGGCGCACCTGCGCTGGTGGGCGGCCATTGTCGCCAACCTGGCGCTGGTCGTCTTCATCGGTCGCTACTGCTGGCCCATCGCGGCGTACGGCACACCGTCGTTTCCCGACATCCTCTTCCTGCCGGTCGTCTTCGCCGCGCTCGTCCTGCTGCGACGGGCGTACGAGCACCCGCGCCCGGCCGCACTCGTGGCTGCGGGGGTGCTGATGGGGCTCGGCGCGGCGACGCGGCCGTCGCTGCTGATGCTCGTGGGCCTCGCGCCGCTCGGGTTGCTCGTGGCGATGTCGCCGACGCGTCCGAGAAGCTGGGTGACGGCCAGTCTCTGGCTCGCGGCGGGAGTCTTCGCCGGGTTGCTGCCGTTCACCTTACGGAACCTGGTCGCCTCGGGGCAGTTCGTCGTCCTCGTCAACTCGTGGATCCAGCTTCCCTATTTCCTGATTCCGCCCGAGGTCGTCGACCGCCCGACGGGCACGCCGACTTTGTTCGAAGCCGTCCGGATGGCGCGCGATATCGTGGTCGCCGACCCCTGGGGCAGTCTGTGGGTCGAGGTGCGCAAGATCGTCTTCACCCTGGGCTACACGGCCATTGGCCCGCAGGGCGCTGCGGTGAGCAACTCGCTCACGGTGCTGACGCCGCTCTTCGCGCTGGCCGTCTGGCTCAAGCGCGTGCCGCGGGCGGCCGGCATCGTCTTGATCACCTTCGCGATATCGCACCTGCTGGCGATGGTGCTCGCTGCGCCGTGGACCTTCGGCTTGAAGACGATCCTGCCCCTGCACCTCGCGTTTCTCTTCGCGGCCGCCTGGCTGTTGAACGGGCGCGCCAACCCGGCGTTTGCCTGGTGGCGGTCGTCGAATCTGGCGGTCGAGGCGAGACCGCGATGAGGGAACGACGGTGAGCGACGTCGCGACGTACTTCACCTCCAGGCTGCCGCCCGATCCGCGACGGACCGTGTTGTGGCAGGCGCTCTGGTCGGCCTACTTCCGCCATGTCGTGGGCCCGGACGACACGGTGCTCGACCTTGGGGCCGGCTACTGTGCGTTCATCAACAGCGTCCGCACGACGGGAAGGCGGCTGGCCGTCGATCGTTGGCCAGGCTTCGTCGAGCACGCGGCGGCTGGCGTCGAGGCTCGCGTCGGGTCGGTGACCGACCTCGAGTGGCCCGCCGACGGCAGCGTCGATTTCGCGTTTGCGAGCAACGTGTTCGAGCACCTGTCGCAGCCCGACCTCGTACGCGTGCTGAACGGGCTGCGCAACAAGCTCTCGCGGCGCGGCCGGCTCTGCCTGATCCAGCCGAACTACCGCTACTGCTCGAAGGAGTACTTCGACGACTACACACACGTGACCGTGTTCTCGCACGTGTCGCTCTGCGATTTCCTCGTCGCGAACCGGTTCCGGATCCTCGACTGCCGGCCCCGGTTCATGCCTCTCACGGTGAAATCGCGCTGGCCCGTCCACCCGGCCCTCATCCGGGCCTATGTGGCGTCGCCGATCAAGCCGTTCGGCAAGCAGATGCTGGTGCTGGCCGAGCCACGGCGTGGCGCCCACGCGGCCGACGATGCCGGCTGAGCCCGCGACGACTCGCCGCCGGAGCCGTGTGTGGCGCCTGGCCCTGCTCGGGACGGTGTCGATCCTCGTCGGCCTGTCGATGTACGTCGCCGCCGTCGTGCTCTCGCTCGTGCGGATGGTGCTGCTTGGCGTCTTCGATCTCACGCCCTGGGTGGAGGCGCTGCTCTGGTACAGCGGCATTCCGACGTCGTTCGGCCTGGTGCTGATCGTCATCGACCTGTTCCTGCTGCTGCCGGGCAAGCGGCGCTTCGAGCGGCGGGCCGACAGCCGGCAGCCGGTGCCGGACCGGGTGGCCGTGGCGCTCACCTCGTACAACGACGAGACGAGCATCGGTGACGCCGTCCGCGAGTTCCTGGCGCACCCTTTGGTGTCGGCGGTGATCGTCGTAGACAACGCCAGCCGCGATCGCAGCGCGCAGGTCGCCGCCGAGGCCGGCGCGGTCGTGGTGATCGAGCCGCAGCCGGGGTACGGGCGGTGCGTGTTCCGGGCCCTGCAGGAGCTGCACGCGCGGGCCGACACCGACTACGTCGCGTTGTGCGAGGGCGACCTGACGTTCCGCGCCCGTGACCTGGAGAAGCTCGCGAGCTTCGCGCCACACGCCGACATCGTCAACGGCACGCGCATCGTGGAGCAGCTGCGGGCCTACGACACGCAGCTCAGCACGTTCATGTACTACGGGAACTT
This window contains:
- a CDS encoding glycosyltransferase; protein product: MPAEPATTRRRSRVWRLALLGTVSILVGLSMYVAAVVLSLVRMVLLGVFDLTPWVEALLWYSGIPTSFGLVLIVIDLFLLLPGKRRFERRADSRQPVPDRVAVALTSYNDETSIGDAVREFLAHPLVSAVIVVDNASRDRSAQVAAEAGAVVVIEPQPGYGRCVFRALQELHARADTDYVALCEGDLTFRARDLEKLASFAPHADIVNGTRIVEQLRAYDTQLSTFMYYGNFFVGKLLEIKHFGRGTFTDVGTTYKLLRRDILPELLAALDPAINLEFNAAFMDRALGRGYLMVECPITFHQRVGASKGGNVNNLRALRVGLRMILGLLTDWKLVR
- a CDS encoding methyltransferase domain-containing protein, which translates into the protein MSDVATYFTSRLPPDPRRTVLWQALWSAYFRHVVGPDDTVLDLGAGYCAFINSVRTTGRRLAVDRWPGFVEHAAAGVEARVGSVTDLEWPADGSVDFAFASNVFEHLSQPDLVRVLNGLRNKLSRRGRLCLIQPNYRYCSKEYFDDYTHVTVFSHVSLCDFLVANRFRILDCRPRFMPLTVKSRWPVHPALIRAYVASPIKPFGKQMLVLAEPRRGAHAADDAG